One Herbaspirillum rubrisubalbicans genomic window carries:
- the mpl gene encoding UDP-N-acetylmuramate:L-alanyl-gamma-D-glutamyl-meso-diaminopimelate ligase produces MHIHILGICGTFMGGLAVLAKEAGHTVTGCDANVYPPMSTQLEAQGITLIQGFEPSQVDLKPDLFVIGNVVSRGNPLMEEILNRGLPYVSGPQWMGENILQDKWVLAVAGTHGKTTTSAMLAWVLEQAGYQPGFLIGGVPMNFGISARLGSDGQGGPSPFFVIEADEYDTAFFDKRSKFVHYRTRTAILNNLEYDHADIFPDLAAIETQFHHLVRTVPGIGKLIVNAREAALQRVLARGCWSGREDFGVAAGQPGWSLQTQEDGRFQVCFDGQLQGTVQWELTGEHNRMNAVAAIAAARHVGVPTAQAIEALGAFQSVKRRMELRGSANGVAVYDDFAHHPTAIATTVAGLRKKVGAARILAVLEPRSNTMKLGTMKEALPGSLAEADLVFGYGAQSGRDALGWDLAEALAPLGQKAAAFHDLDRLVQAVKAAAQPGDHVLVMSNGGFGGVHQKLLDALA; encoded by the coding sequence ATGCATATACACATTCTCGGCATCTGCGGCACCTTCATGGGCGGCCTGGCCGTGCTGGCCAAAGAGGCTGGCCATACCGTGACCGGCTGCGACGCCAATGTCTATCCGCCGATGAGCACCCAGCTCGAAGCCCAGGGCATCACGCTCATCCAGGGCTTCGAGCCGTCCCAGGTGGACCTGAAGCCCGATCTGTTCGTCATCGGCAACGTGGTCTCGCGCGGCAACCCGCTGATGGAGGAAATCCTCAATCGCGGCCTGCCCTATGTCTCCGGTCCCCAATGGATGGGCGAGAACATCCTGCAGGACAAGTGGGTACTGGCCGTGGCCGGCACCCACGGCAAGACCACCACCTCGGCCATGCTGGCCTGGGTGTTGGAACAGGCGGGCTACCAGCCGGGCTTCCTGATCGGCGGGGTGCCGATGAACTTCGGCATCTCGGCGCGCCTGGGCAGCGATGGCCAGGGTGGGCCGTCGCCCTTCTTCGTCATCGAGGCCGATGAATACGACACCGCCTTCTTCGACAAGCGCAGCAAGTTCGTCCACTACCGCACCCGCACCGCCATCCTGAACAACCTGGAATACGATCACGCCGACATCTTCCCCGATCTGGCAGCGATCGAAACGCAATTCCACCATCTGGTGCGCACCGTGCCGGGTATCGGCAAGCTCATCGTCAATGCTCGCGAAGCGGCGCTGCAACGCGTGCTGGCACGCGGCTGCTGGAGCGGACGTGAAGATTTCGGCGTGGCCGCAGGCCAGCCGGGCTGGTCGCTGCAGACCCAGGAGGATGGGCGCTTCCAGGTCTGCTTCGACGGCCAATTGCAAGGTACGGTCCAGTGGGAACTGACAGGTGAACACAATCGCATGAATGCCGTAGCCGCCATCGCCGCTGCCCGCCATGTCGGTGTCCCGACCGCCCAGGCCATCGAGGCGCTGGGCGCCTTCCAGAGCGTCAAGCGGCGCATGGAGTTGCGCGGCAGCGCCAATGGCGTGGCCGTGTATGACGATTTCGCCCATCATCCGACCGCGATTGCCACCACGGTGGCCGGCCTGCGCAAGAAGGTCGGGGCGGCTCGCATCCTCGCGGTGCTGGAGCCGCGTTCCAATACCATGAAGCTGGGCACCATGAAGGAGGCGCTGCCGGGTAGCCTGGCAGAGGCCGACCTGGTCTTCGGTTACGGTGCCCAGTCCGGGCGCGACGCGCTGGGCTGGGACCTGGCCGAGGCGCTGGCTCCGCTGGGTCAGAAGGCCGCCGCCTTCCATGATCTGGATCGCCTGGTGCAAGCCGTCAAGGCCGCGGCCCAGCCGGGCGACCATGTGCTGGTGATGAGCAATGGCGGCTTCGGCGGCGTGCACCAGAAGCTGCTGGACGCGCTGGCATGA
- a CDS encoding YqiA/YcfP family alpha/beta fold hydrolase — MILYLHGFRSSPQSFKARVMGQRMAALGLQNQYVCPQLPASPAGAIALAGSLVAGVDPAQLTVVGSSLGGFYATWLAEHIGCRAVLVNPAVKPPRDLESYVGVTTQYHSDEPFEFKHEYIAELRALVVPAITRPERYFLLAATGDEVLDWREMVAHYPGARQTVIQGSDHGMAEFADHLDTVLAFCGVDIAGRAVP; from the coding sequence ATGATCCTGTATCTGCACGGTTTCCGTTCCTCGCCGCAGTCCTTCAAGGCGCGCGTGATGGGACAGCGCATGGCTGCACTGGGTTTGCAGAACCAGTATGTCTGCCCGCAACTGCCGGCTTCGCCGGCCGGTGCCATCGCCCTGGCCGGATCGCTGGTGGCCGGCGTGGACCCGGCGCAGTTGACCGTGGTCGGCTCTTCTTTGGGTGGCTTCTATGCTACCTGGCTGGCCGAGCACATCGGCTGCCGCGCCGTGCTGGTCAATCCGGCGGTGAAGCCTCCGCGCGATCTGGAGTCCTATGTCGGCGTGACCACGCAGTACCATTCCGACGAACCCTTCGAATTCAAGCACGAATACATCGCCGAGTTGCGGGCCCTGGTGGTGCCGGCCATCACCCGGCCCGAGCGCTATTTCCTGCTGGCTGCCACCGGCGACGAAGTGCTGGACTGGCGCGAGATGGTGGCCCACTATCCGGGCGCGCGCCAGACCGTCATCCAGGGCAGCGACCATGGCATGGCCGAGTTCGCCGATCATCTCGATACGGTGCTGGCCTTTTGCGGTGTGGATATCGCTGGCCGGGCGGTGCCTTGA
- a CDS encoding chorismate--pyruvate lyase family protein has product MPPGVRTARWMAHPQALAALRVADGDLMRRTRAWLADPGSMTLKLKARTETFTVRLLRQRPGRILADEHEALCISARSRVVERDVILLADGTPVVFGHTVLSTASVKSDWPFFSKLGTTPLGANLFFDPLVGRRPIQYARLSAGHPLMRRIAQALPGSELPTSLLARRSLFTRRGGVLMVTDVFLPALEALMRPVPAHVPIEKR; this is encoded by the coding sequence ATGCCACCAGGGGTTCGCACTGCGCGCTGGATGGCGCATCCGCAGGCGCTGGCCGCGCTGCGGGTCGCCGATGGCGACCTGATGCGCCGCACCCGCGCCTGGCTGGCCGATCCGGGTTCGATGACCCTGAAGCTCAAGGCGCGTACCGAAACCTTCACCGTGCGCCTGCTGCGCCAGCGTCCCGGCCGCATTCTGGCCGATGAACATGAAGCATTGTGCATATCGGCCCGGAGCCGGGTGGTAGAGCGCGATGTCATCCTGCTGGCCGATGGGACGCCGGTGGTGTTCGGCCATACCGTGTTATCCACCGCCTCGGTGAAGTCCGACTGGCCTTTTTTCAGCAAGCTGGGCACCACCCCGCTGGGCGCCAACTTGTTCTTTGATCCGCTGGTGGGGCGCCGCCCCATCCAGTATGCTCGCCTGAGCGCCGGCCACCCGCTGATGCGCCGCATCGCGCAAGCCCTGCCAGGCAGCGAATTACCGACTAGCCTCTTGGCGCGCCGCTCGCTGTTTACCCGGCGCGGCGGCGTGCTGATGGTCACCGATGTTTTCCTGCCGGCATTGGAGGCGCTCATGCGCCCGGTGCCGGCTCACGTACCGATTGAAAAGCGATAG
- a CDS encoding RNB domain-containing ribonuclease produces the protein MNLLFEESGDFKAGSIMTQQGESYQVEMASGKRAKVKSRDALLQFAAPSPQELLQQAQAIAEEIDLDFLWEVAGEEEFGFTDLAAEYFGHAPLPPEAAGLLLRLHHAPIYFYKKGRGRYKAAPQASLQAALAGLEKKKQQLAAQAVYVEELKAHKLPEAFRPIALQLLFKPDKNGIEFKALDAAAKELQTTPQRLMLAAGGVASPKDLHYARFLYEFFPRGTGFPAIDIPTPPGDLPLADVQAFSIDDVTTTEIDDALSVTRLPDGKLRVGIHIAAPALAIKRGDAIDAIARARMSTVYMPGEKITMLPDDLVATYTLDAGAARPALSLYATLDAGTWEVLATETRAERVPIAANLRHNDLDELVTEEALADNRGDYPHKEEISLLWQWAQLLEQGRMAKRESFGLRPEQNNRVDFNFYVDNDVVSIVRRRRGAPLDKIVAELMIFANSTWGKLMADHGVPGIYRAQGGGAGGWAAKMQVRMVTHAAPHQGLGVDQYAWSTSPLRRYTDLVNQWQILACVEHGVTAPLVAPFKPRDADLFAIVSGFDAAYSGYADFQSTMERYWCLRWLAQENARTVEAVVLKDEILRLVDIPLVLRMPGLPQLARGLQVKLDLLRWDEVDLSVEARLLEVPTAAAQALASDLGEEDEELLEGMAALGAEQQEGSEAAEEGSATQDAQPEGADTVQDGENRSAEAAQ, from the coding sequence ATGAATTTACTGTTCGAAGAATCCGGCGACTTCAAGGCCGGCTCCATCATGACCCAGCAGGGCGAGTCCTACCAGGTCGAGATGGCCTCCGGCAAGCGCGCCAAGGTCAAGTCGCGCGATGCGCTGCTGCAATTCGCTGCTCCCTCGCCGCAGGAATTGCTGCAACAGGCGCAAGCCATCGCCGAGGAGATCGACCTGGATTTCCTGTGGGAAGTGGCTGGTGAAGAAGAGTTCGGCTTCACCGACCTGGCCGCCGAGTATTTCGGCCATGCCCCGCTGCCGCCTGAAGCGGCCGGCCTGTTGCTGCGCCTGCATCATGCGCCGATCTATTTCTACAAGAAGGGCCGTGGCCGCTACAAGGCTGCCCCGCAAGCCTCGCTGCAGGCGGCCCTGGCCGGGCTGGAAAAGAAGAAGCAGCAACTGGCCGCGCAAGCGGTATATGTCGAGGAGTTGAAGGCTCACAAGTTGCCTGAGGCCTTCCGCCCCATCGCTTTGCAATTGCTGTTCAAGCCGGACAAGAACGGCATCGAGTTCAAGGCACTGGACGCTGCCGCCAAGGAACTGCAGACCACCCCGCAGCGCCTGATGCTGGCCGCCGGCGGCGTGGCTTCGCCCAAGGATCTGCACTATGCGCGCTTCCTGTATGAATTCTTCCCGCGCGGCACGGGTTTTCCGGCCATCGATATCCCCACCCCGCCCGGCGACCTGCCGCTGGCCGATGTGCAGGCCTTCTCCATCGATGACGTCACCACTACCGAAATCGACGATGCCCTGTCGGTGACCCGCCTGCCCGACGGCAAGTTGCGCGTGGGTATCCACATCGCCGCGCCGGCCCTGGCCATCAAGCGCGGCGACGCCATCGATGCGATTGCCCGCGCCCGCATGTCCACCGTCTACATGCCCGGTGAAAAGATCACCATGCTGCCCGACGACCTGGTGGCTACCTATACCCTGGACGCCGGTGCTGCACGACCGGCGCTCTCGCTCTATGCCACGCTGGACGCTGGCACCTGGGAAGTGCTGGCCACCGAAACCCGCGCCGAACGCGTGCCCATTGCCGCCAACCTGCGCCACAACGACCTTGATGAGCTGGTCACCGAAGAAGCGCTGGCCGACAATCGCGGCGACTATCCGCACAAGGAAGAAATCTCCCTGCTGTGGCAATGGGCGCAATTGCTGGAACAGGGCCGCATGGCCAAGCGCGAGAGCTTCGGCCTGCGGCCGGAGCAGAACAATCGCGTCGACTTCAACTTCTATGTCGACAACGACGTGGTCAGCATCGTGCGCCGCCGCCGTGGCGCGCCGCTGGACAAGATCGTGGCCGAGCTGATGATCTTTGCCAACAGCACCTGGGGCAAGCTCATGGCCGATCATGGCGTACCCGGCATCTATCGCGCCCAGGGTGGCGGCGCCGGTGGCTGGGCCGCCAAGATGCAGGTGCGCATGGTGACCCACGCCGCGCCCCATCAGGGCCTGGGTGTGGATCAATATGCCTGGAGCACCTCGCCGCTGCGCCGCTATACCGACCTGGTCAACCAATGGCAGATCCTGGCCTGTGTCGAGCATGGCGTGACGGCGCCGTTGGTGGCGCCCTTCAAGCCGCGCGATGCCGACCTGTTCGCCATCGTCTCGGGCTTTGATGCCGCCTATTCCGGCTATGCCGACTTCCAGTCCACCATGGAACGTTACTGGTGCCTGCGCTGGCTGGCCCAGGAAAACGCCCGCACCGTGGAAGCGGTGGTATTGAAGGATGAAATCCTGCGCCTGGTCGACATCCCCTTGGTATTGCGGATGCCGGGCCTGCCGCAACTGGCGCGTGGCCTGCAGGTCAAGCTGGACCTGCTGCGCTGGGATGAGGTGGACTTGAGCGTGGAGGCGCGCCTGCTGGAAGTGCCTACCGCTGCCGCCCAGGCGCTGGCCAGCGACCTGGGGGAAGAGGATGAGGAGTTGCTGGAAGGCATGGCTGCGCTCGGCGCCGAGCAGCAGGAGGGTAGCGAGGCCGCAGAAGAAGGCAGCGCCACGCAAGACGCCCAGCCAGAGGGCGCCGACACGGTGCAAGACGGCGAAAACCGTAGCGCCGAAGCGGCGCAATGA
- a CDS encoding TonB C-terminal domain-containing protein, producing MNLFAQHRLLSIALGVSLLVHGLLLAVHFVAPDALRFKPSDPDLEVILVNAKHDKKPVQAQALAQANLDGGGNAEDGRAKSPLPDMQHVESGDSVKAAQRKVAELEQQQRKMLAQLQASQQHVTSADQHQPTQAPQPDARDLTETARAMARMEAEVAKDIAQYNKRPKKTQITPSTREVGYAQYFKALQDRIEKVGTLNFPTRDGKKLYGELLVVIPVFQDGTLYERDGGVVVRSSSGNAALDQAAVAIVRRSAPFGRFPENMRTSGKDDVWEVIVTFRFTREQGVQAQLGAG from the coding sequence GTGAATCTGTTTGCCCAACACCGTCTGCTGAGTATCGCGCTGGGCGTTTCGCTGCTGGTGCATGGTCTGTTGCTGGCCGTGCACTTCGTCGCCCCCGACGCCTTGCGCTTCAAGCCGTCCGATCCTGATCTGGAAGTCATCCTGGTCAATGCCAAGCATGACAAAAAGCCGGTCCAGGCCCAGGCGCTGGCCCAGGCCAACCTGGATGGTGGCGGCAATGCCGAGGATGGCCGCGCCAAGTCGCCGCTGCCGGACATGCAGCATGTCGAGAGCGGCGACAGCGTCAAGGCGGCGCAACGCAAGGTGGCCGAGCTGGAACAGCAGCAGCGCAAGATGCTGGCGCAGTTGCAGGCCTCGCAGCAGCATGTGACCAGCGCCGACCAGCATCAGCCCACCCAGGCGCCGCAACCGGATGCGCGCGACCTGACCGAAACGGCGCGCGCCATGGCGCGCATGGAAGCCGAGGTGGCCAAGGACATCGCGCAGTACAACAAGCGTCCGAAGAAGACCCAGATCACCCCCAGCACGCGTGAAGTGGGCTATGCCCAGTACTTCAAGGCCCTGCAGGACAGGATCGAAAAAGTCGGTACTCTCAATTTCCCGACTCGGGACGGCAAGAAACTCTATGGTGAATTGCTGGTGGTCATCCCGGTGTTTCAAGATGGCACCCTCTACGAACGCGATGGCGGCGTAGTGGTGCGTTCCAGTTCCGGCAATGCCGCGCTGGACCAGGCGGCGGTGGCCATCGTGCGGCGCTCGGCGCCCTTCGGTCGCTTCCCCGAGAATATGCGTACCAGCGGCAAGGATGACGTGTGGGAAGTCATCGTGACCTTCCGCTTCACGCGCGAGCAGGGTGTGCAGGCACAACTGGGGGCCGGTTGA
- the aroE gene encoding shikimate dehydrogenase: MDEYVVIGNPIAHSKSPEIHARFAVQTGQQLHYDRLLVPLRGFKAAVQVFQRRGGCGANVTVPFKLEAHALADQLTERARLAGAVNTLKFEGGRILGDNTDGAGLVTDIMSNAGQALAGRRILLLGAGGAARGALLPLLQQKPRELVIVNRTATKAAELAKLFVEYGPVRSVAYAELDGVFDVIINATSASLSDDLPPLPVAVYGCETLAYDMMYGRQPTVFMHSAQQHGASVRDGLGMLVEQAAEAFQWWRGVRPATAEVFASLRQQLSQ, translated from the coding sequence ATGGATGAATACGTCGTCATCGGTAATCCCATTGCCCACAGCAAGTCGCCCGAGATCCATGCGCGGTTTGCTGTCCAGACCGGCCAGCAGCTGCACTACGATCGCCTGCTGGTGCCGCTGCGCGGTTTCAAGGCAGCCGTGCAGGTATTCCAACGGCGCGGCGGATGCGGCGCCAACGTCACTGTTCCCTTCAAGCTGGAAGCCCACGCCCTGGCCGACCAGTTGACCGAGCGCGCGCGCCTGGCCGGCGCGGTCAATACCCTCAAGTTCGAAGGGGGCCGCATCCTGGGGGACAACACCGATGGTGCCGGCCTGGTCACCGACATCATGAGCAATGCCGGCCAGGCGCTGGCAGGGCGTCGCATCCTGTTGCTGGGCGCCGGTGGCGCTGCACGCGGGGCCTTGCTGCCGCTGTTGCAGCAAAAGCCGCGCGAATTGGTGATCGTCAACCGTACTGCCACCAAGGCAGCCGAGCTGGCCAAGCTGTTTGTCGAATACGGCCCGGTGCGCAGCGTGGCCTATGCCGAGCTGGACGGGGTGTTCGATGTCATCATCAACGCCACGTCGGCCAGCCTCTCGGACGACCTGCCACCCTTGCCGGTGGCGGTGTACGGCTGCGAAACCCTGGCCTACGACATGATGTATGGCCGCCAGCCTACCGTGTTCATGCACAGCGCCCAGCAGCACGGCGCCAGCGTGCGCGATGGCCTGGGCATGTTGGTGGAGCAGGCCGCTGAAGCCTTCCAGTGGTGGCGCGGGGTGCGCCCGGCTACTGCCGAGGTGTTCGCCAGCCTGCGCCAGCAACTGTCGCAGTAA
- the mtgA gene encoding monofunctional biosynthetic peptidoglycan transglycosylase, with protein MKSLRKLLFWIIVLPITLVLLLQLYFFVQIWWWKDHNPDSTSFMRHQLELLREKDPNAQLQFRWVPYARISNNLKRAIIASEDANFTEHDGIDWEALQKAYEKNEKKGKVVAGGSTITQQLAKNLFLSGERSYLRKGQEFIITYMLEFLLDKQRIFEIYLNVVEWGNGVFGAEAAAQHYYRTTAAGLGAEQAARLAVMLPRPRYYDRNRGSGYLAARTSLILRRMNAATLPPVHK; from the coding sequence ATGAAATCGCTACGCAAGCTGCTCTTCTGGATCATCGTCCTGCCCATCACTCTGGTGCTGCTATTGCAGTTGTATTTCTTCGTCCAGATCTGGTGGTGGAAGGATCACAACCCGGATTCGACCAGCTTCATGCGTCACCAGTTGGAACTGTTGCGCGAGAAGGATCCCAACGCCCAACTGCAATTCCGCTGGGTGCCCTATGCGCGCATCTCCAACAATCTCAAGCGCGCCATCATCGCCTCCGAGGATGCCAATTTCACCGAGCATGACGGCATCGATTGGGAGGCTCTGCAAAAGGCCTACGAAAAGAACGAGAAGAAGGGCAAGGTCGTGGCCGGTGGTTCCACCATCACCCAGCAACTGGCCAAGAACCTGTTCCTCTCGGGCGAACGCAGTTACCTGCGCAAGGGCCAGGAATTCATCATCACCTACATGCTGGAATTCCTGCTGGACAAGCAGCGCATCTTCGAGATCTACCTCAACGTGGTGGAGTGGGGCAATGGCGTCTTTGGTGCCGAGGCCGCGGCCCAGCATTACTACCGCACCACCGCAGCCGGCCTGGGTGCGGAGCAGGCCGCACGGCTGGCGGTGATGCTGCCGCGTCCGCGCTACTACGACCGCAACCGTGGCTCGGGCTACCTGGCTGCGCGTACCAGCCTGATTCTGCGCCGCATGAACGCGGCCACGCTGCCGCCGGTGCACAAGTAA
- the corA gene encoding magnesium/cobalt transporter CorA produces MINVFVLQNGRLSQVNIDSRTDLEQAAPVWVDLTEPNDEERAWVKSIYGVTLPDEDEFSDIEASARYFEAENGDLHLRTDFLFEGDDDTSSTMTVAFILARNILFSVHAEDLPVFRLVRMRARSRPGSIGDYRDVLLDLYETDAEYSADALEGIYQKLEAVSTSVLKKSLSDQDAAEVLNTIAHEEDLNGRIRRNMMDTRRAVSFLMRGRLLSSEQFEDARQILRDIESLDGHTAFLFDKINFLMDATVGFININQNKIIKIFSVASVAFLPPTLIASIYGMNFKVMPELDWAVGYPLAILMMVGSAIAPFWYFRRRGWLN; encoded by the coding sequence ATGATCAATGTATTCGTATTGCAAAACGGACGACTGAGCCAGGTCAACATCGACAGCCGCACCGACCTGGAACAGGCCGCGCCGGTCTGGGTGGACCTGACCGAACCGAACGATGAGGAACGGGCCTGGGTCAAGAGCATCTATGGCGTCACCCTGCCGGACGAAGATGAGTTCAGCGACATCGAAGCCTCGGCCCGCTACTTCGAAGCCGAAAACGGCGACCTGCACCTACGCACCGATTTCCTGTTCGAAGGCGACGACGATACCTCCTCGACCATGACGGTGGCCTTCATCCTGGCCCGCAATATCCTCTTCTCGGTCCATGCCGAAGACCTGCCGGTGTTTCGCCTGGTGCGGATGCGCGCGCGTTCGCGGCCCGGCTCGATTGGCGACTACCGCGACGTGCTGCTCGATCTCTATGAGACCGACGCCGAATATTCGGCCGACGCGCTCGAAGGCATCTACCAGAAACTGGAAGCGGTCAGCACCAGCGTGTTGAAGAAAAGCCTGTCCGACCAGGACGCCGCCGAGGTGCTCAACACCATCGCCCACGAAGAAGACTTGAACGGACGCATTCGCCGCAACATGATGGATACCCGGCGCGCAGTGAGCTTCCTGATGCGCGGCCGGCTATTGAGTTCAGAGCAGTTCGAGGATGCGCGCCAGATCCTGCGCGACATCGAATCGCTGGACGGCCACACCGCCTTCCTGTTCGACAAGATCAACTTCCTGATGGACGCCACGGTGGGCTTCATCAACATCAACCAGAACAAGATCATCAAGATCTTCTCGGTGGCCTCGGTGGCCTTCCTGCCGCCGACCCTCATCGCCAGTATCTATGGCATGAACTTCAAGGTCATGCCGGAACTGGATTGGGCCGTGGGTTATCCGCTGGCCATCCTGATGATGGTCGGTTCGGCCATCGCACCGTTCTGGTATTTCCGCCGCCGCGGCTGGTTGAATTGA
- a CDS encoding glycine zipper 2TM domain-containing protein, translated as MSIRHHYISLAIVSASFAGILIGCASPQQPYGAAPSSQDYERVASYSGTGVVEAIEVTHKESNGVAGAVVGGVAGGLLGNAVGGGTGRTLATVAGAAGGAYAGNQVQRNNSAGHQVYNIRVRMNDGSLQTFAQEDNTDFRVGDRVRLDNGRISRY; from the coding sequence ATGTCCATCCGTCACCACTACATTTCGCTGGCCATCGTCAGCGCCAGCTTTGCCGGTATCCTGATCGGCTGCGCCAGCCCGCAGCAACCCTATGGCGCCGCGCCGTCCTCGCAGGACTATGAACGCGTGGCCTCCTATTCCGGTACCGGTGTGGTCGAGGCCATCGAAGTGACCCACAAGGAGAGCAATGGCGTGGCCGGTGCAGTCGTGGGTGGCGTGGCCGGTGGCCTGCTGGGCAATGCCGTGGGTGGTGGCACCGGGCGTACCTTGGCCACCGTGGCCGGGGCCGCAGGTGGCGCCTATGCCGGCAACCAGGTCCAGCGCAACAATTCGGCCGGCCACCAGGTCTATAACATCCGCGTGCGCATGAACGATGGTTCCTTGCAGACTTTTGCGCAGGAAGATAATACCGATTTCCGCGTCGGTGACCGCGTGCGGCTGGATAACGGTCGTATCAGTCGTTACTGA
- a CDS encoding anhydro-N-acetylmuramic acid kinase, giving the protein MNDSSDASHLYIGLMSGTSLDGVDGVLARFHGQTLAATLAAAYVPFPEHLRADLMALQAAGPNEIEREAMAANALAVHYADCVAQLLLQTGKSAGDIRMVGVHGQTIRHRPELGFTRQTNNPALLAELCGIDIVADLRSRDVAAGGQGAPLVPAFHRAIFGDATQSRVVVNIGGIANISILPAGEDGASGFDTGPGNALLDGWIQLHQQRSYDTDGDWGASGQVHAGLLRQLREEAFFHAAPPKSSGRDLFHLDWLQAALARTGEAIAANDVQATLAMLTASTIADAISLHAADARQVYVCGGGVGNALLMRMLQQQLPPHTSVQSTAVLGVAPQHVEALAFAWLARRFDLRLPGNLPAVTGARGLRVLGALYPA; this is encoded by the coding sequence ATGAACGATTCTTCCGACGCTTCCCATCTGTATATCGGCCTGATGTCCGGCACCAGCCTCGACGGCGTCGATGGCGTGCTGGCCCGATTCCACGGCCAGACCCTCGCGGCCACGCTGGCGGCGGCCTACGTGCCCTTCCCCGAGCACCTGCGCGCCGACCTGATGGCCTTGCAGGCCGCCGGCCCCAACGAGATCGAACGCGAAGCGATGGCGGCCAATGCGCTGGCCGTGCATTACGCCGATTGCGTGGCGCAACTGCTACTACAGACGGGCAAGAGCGCTGGCGATATCCGCATGGTGGGCGTGCATGGGCAGACCATACGCCACCGTCCCGAGCTGGGCTTTACGCGCCAGACCAACAACCCGGCGCTGCTGGCCGAGCTGTGCGGTATCGACATCGTGGCCGACCTGCGCAGCCGTGATGTGGCCGCCGGCGGCCAGGGCGCGCCGCTGGTGCCGGCCTTCCATCGCGCCATCTTTGGCGATGCCACGCAGTCGCGGGTGGTGGTCAACATCGGTGGCATCGCCAATATCAGCATCCTGCCGGCCGGGGAAGATGGCGCCTCGGGTTTCGACACCGGCCCCGGCAATGCCTTGCTGGATGGCTGGATTCAGCTGCACCAGCAACGCAGCTATGACACCGATGGCGATTGGGGCGCCTCGGGCCAGGTCCATGCCGGGCTGCTGCGGCAACTGCGCGAAGAAGCCTTCTTCCACGCCGCCCCGCCCAAGAGTTCGGGCCGCGACCTGTTCCATCTGGACTGGTTGCAAGCGGCGCTGGCGCGCACCGGAGAGGCGATTGCCGCCAATGACGTGCAAGCCACGCTGGCCATGCTCACGGCCAGCACGATTGCCGACGCCATCAGCCTCCATGCCGCCGATGCGCGCCAAGTCTATGTCTGCGGCGGCGGCGTAGGCAATGCCTTGCTCATGCGCATGTTGCAGCAGCAACTGCCACCGCACACCAGCGTGCAATCCACGGCGGTATTGGGCGTGGCGCCCCAGCATGTCGAGGCGCTGGCCTTTGCCTGGCTGGCACGACGTTTCGATCTGCGCTTGCCGGGCAATCTGCCAGCCGTGACCGGGGCGCGTGGCTTGCGGGTGCTGGGGGCGCTGTATCCGGCTTGA